A genomic segment from Deinococcus aerophilus encodes:
- a CDS encoding DUF1801 domain-containing protein — MTTQRDPDSAAASQHITRRIEELGDWRGETLARIRRLIHEAAPGVQEEWKWQKPSSPGTPVWSYEGGICTGETYRQAVKLTFFRGAALPDPGRLFNASLTGNTRRAIDLHEGDSLDEAAFLDLIRAAVAANVAARSRRASPETPQR, encoded by the coding sequence ATGACGACGCAACGTGACCCGGACAGCGCGGCGGCCTCACAGCACATCACGCGGCGAATTGAGGAGCTGGGAGACTGGCGGGGCGAAACGCTCGCCCGGATTCGCCGGTTGATTCACGAGGCGGCCCCGGGCGTACAGGAGGAATGGAAATGGCAGAAACCGTCGTCCCCCGGGACACCGGTGTGGTCGTATGAAGGCGGCATCTGTACAGGAGAGACTTACCGGCAGGCCGTGAAACTCACCTTCTTCCGGGGCGCCGCCCTTCCGGACCCCGGACGGCTGTTCAACGCCAGCCTCACGGGAAACACGCGCCGCGCCATCGACCTCCACGAGGGAGACTCCCTCGACGAAGCTGCTTTTCTGGATTTGATTCGGGCGGCAGTGGCCGCCAACGTCGCGGCCCGGTCCCGCCGCGCCTCGCCGGAAACCCCGCAGCGGTAA
- a CDS encoding sodium:calcium antiporter has translation MIWLAFLLVAGITVAAGTVLARTGDMLAEKTGMGRTWTGLILVAATTSLPELFTGASAAVQDLPDLALGDVLGSSMFNLLILSMLDMLGGRVPLSARAHQGHALSIGLGMLLVGLVGLGLLAPLPSVGWVGVMTPVLIGLYLLAMRLIFLFERRRQVRQASEVAVKLRYAHIPLASAVRRYVVAATVVVAAAVTLPGIGAQIAQETGLGQALVGNLLIAITTSLPEVAVSLAAVRIGALDLAIGNILGSNLFNMLVLALDDVFFTGGPLLTSVSEGSHLISVLAVLIMNALLLTGLTYQALKKQLVLAWDTAGIAAVYVLAVVLIFALRGHP, from the coding sequence ATGATCTGGCTGGCGTTTTTGCTGGTGGCCGGGATCACGGTGGCGGCGGGAACGGTGCTGGCCCGCACCGGCGACATGCTGGCCGAGAAGACCGGGATGGGCCGCACCTGGACGGGCCTGATCCTGGTGGCCGCCACCACCAGCCTGCCCGAGCTGTTCACCGGGGCGAGCGCCGCCGTTCAGGACCTGCCGGACCTCGCCCTGGGCGACGTGCTGGGCAGCAGCATGTTTAACCTGCTGATCCTGTCCATGCTGGACATGCTGGGCGGACGGGTTCCTCTCTCGGCACGTGCCCACCAGGGCCATGCGCTGTCCATTGGTCTGGGCATGCTGCTGGTCGGTCTGGTGGGGCTGGGCCTGCTCGCCCCCCTACCGTCTGTCGGCTGGGTCGGGGTGATGACCCCGGTGCTGATCGGCCTGTACCTGCTCGCCATGCGGTTGATCTTTCTGTTCGAGCGCCGCCGTCAGGTCCGGCAGGCCAGCGAGGTGGCCGTCAAGCTGCGCTACGCCCACATTCCGCTGGCCAGCGCCGTGCGGCGTTACGTGGTCGCGGCCACCGTCGTGGTGGCCGCCGCCGTGACCCTGCCCGGCATCGGGGCGCAGATTGCGCAGGAAACCGGGCTGGGCCAGGCGCTGGTCGGCAACCTGCTGATCGCCATCACCACGTCGCTGCCCGAGGTGGCGGTGTCCCTGGCCGCCGTGCGGATCGGCGCACTGGACCTCGCCATCGGCAACATTCTGGGAAGCAACCTGTTCAACATGCTGGTCCTGGCCCTGGATGACGTGTTCTTTACCGGCGGCCCCCTGCTGACCAGTGTTTCGGAAGGCAGCCACCTGATTTCCGTGCTGGCCGTGCTGATCATGAATGCCCTGCTGCTGACCGGGCTGACGTATCAGGCCCTGAAAAAGCAACTGGTCCTGGCCTGGGACACGGCGGGCATAGCGGCGGTTTACGTGCTGGCCGTGGTCCTGATCTTCGCGTTGCGGGGCCACCCCTGA
- a CDS encoding cation-translocating P-type ATPase encodes MSTPRLEPRPVSPPPWHTMEADEVLGFFGSIAGFGLDETLAAERLERHGPNALADAEVTSPWRILAGQFTDTLVVLLLAAAAVSLVLGERIEAVAILVIVVLNATLGFAQEYRAERAVAALRELAVPVVRVRRSGQTRELPASLLVPGDLALLEAGNLVPADGRVIEGASLQIQEAALTGESLPVVKTDCTLEAGAALAERVNMAYLGTAVSAGRGVMVVTATGMHSELGRLAGALQQAVRPSTPLQRRLARLGRSLTLAALVLVAVVYGLGLLRGDDPRTLLLTALALAVAVVPEGLPAMATITLALGARRMLRRRALIRKLPAVETLGSVTVICSDKTGTLTQNRMTVSALDLADGHLEMEDLRKRRWSGAPGAAALPAALLPVLTGGALCSDAELMLESGGASGEWQAVGEPTEAALVVAAARLGLDQAALRDTLPRVAERPFDAGRRRMTTLHQVRGSLPGDWPLPAAPYLTLTKGAADSLLTVCTRVLSGNGVEPLTAAWQTRILAMHDRLAARQMRVLGVACRPLDVWPEELESDLTFVGLFGLIDPPRPGVREAIATCVQAGIRPVMITGDHPLTALEIARDLGIVRRDAPEGSLLVGSVIDDLEPADLAARLGSVSVYARVSPHHKTRIVRALQARGELVAMTGDGVNDAPALKQADIGVAMGVGGTDVAKEAASMVLLDDNFSTIVQAVKEGRVIFDNIRKFVKFALAGNLAEIWPLLVGPLLGMPLPLLPLQILWINLLTDGLPGLALGTERAETGIMRRAPLAPDASLFGGGVGRHIVWVGLLIGSLSLGVGHVYWRAGLDTWQTMVFTTLTFSQMAHVLAVRSSRESLFRQGLGSNMALTGAVMLTVALQLAVTYLPPLQAVFHTRPLAAPDLGLAVLLSSVAFWAVELEKWLIRRRGVRA; translated from the coding sequence ATGAGTACCCCACGCCTGGAGCCCCGGCCGGTCAGCCCTCCCCCCTGGCACACGATGGAGGCCGACGAGGTGCTCGGGTTCTTCGGCAGTATTGCCGGGTTCGGGCTGGATGAGACCCTGGCCGCCGAACGTCTGGAACGACACGGACCCAACGCCCTGGCAGACGCGGAAGTCACGTCCCCCTGGCGCATTCTGGCCGGGCAGTTTACGGACACCCTGGTGGTGCTGCTGCTGGCCGCCGCCGCCGTCTCCCTGGTTCTGGGAGAACGCATCGAGGCGGTGGCGATTCTGGTGATCGTGGTGCTGAACGCCACGCTGGGCTTCGCGCAGGAATACCGCGCCGAGCGGGCGGTGGCGGCGCTGCGCGAGCTGGCCGTGCCGGTGGTGCGGGTGCGCCGGAGTGGACAGACCCGCGAACTTCCGGCCAGTCTGCTGGTGCCCGGCGACCTCGCGCTGCTGGAAGCCGGCAATCTGGTGCCCGCCGATGGCCGCGTGATCGAGGGGGCCAGCCTTCAGATCCAGGAGGCGGCCCTGACCGGCGAGTCCCTGCCCGTCGTCAAGACCGACTGCACCCTGGAGGCCGGGGCAGCCCTGGCCGAGCGCGTCAACATGGCGTACCTGGGCACCGCCGTGAGCGCCGGGCGCGGCGTGATGGTCGTGACCGCCACCGGCATGCACAGCGAACTGGGCCGTCTGGCCGGGGCCCTTCAGCAGGCCGTGCGGCCGTCCACGCCCCTGCAGCGCCGTCTGGCCCGGCTGGGCCGCAGCCTGACCCTGGCCGCCCTGGTGCTGGTCGCGGTGGTCTACGGTCTGGGCCTGCTGCGCGGCGACGATCCCCGGACCCTGTTGCTGACCGCTCTGGCCCTGGCCGTCGCCGTCGTCCCCGAAGGTCTGCCGGCCATGGCCACCATCACCCTGGCGCTGGGAGCGCGGCGGATGCTGCGTCGGCGCGCCCTGATCCGCAAGCTGCCCGCCGTGGAGACCCTGGGGTCGGTCACGGTGATCTGCTCGGACAAGACCGGAACCCTGACCCAGAACCGCATGACCGTCAGCGCGCTGGATCTCGCCGACGGGCACCTGGAGATGGAAGACCTGCGCAAACGCCGCTGGTCCGGAGCGCCGGGAGCGGCTGCCCTGCCGGCGGCGCTGCTGCCGGTCCTGACCGGTGGGGCCCTGTGCAGCGACGCCGAGCTGATGCTGGAGTCTGGCGGTGCGTCCGGGGAATGGCAGGCGGTGGGCGAACCCACCGAGGCCGCCCTGGTCGTCGCGGCGGCCCGGCTGGGTCTGGATCAGGCGGCCCTGCGGGACACGCTGCCCCGCGTCGCCGAGCGGCCCTTCGATGCGGGGCGCCGGCGCATGACGACCCTGCATCAGGTCCGCGGCTCCCTTCCCGGCGACTGGCCTCTGCCGGCCGCTCCGTATCTGACCCTGACCAAGGGGGCGGCCGACAGCCTGCTCACCGTGTGCACACGGGTGCTCTCGGGAAACGGTGTTGAACCCCTGACGGCCGCGTGGCAGACACGCATCCTCGCCATGCACGACCGACTGGCGGCGCGCCAGATGCGCGTTCTGGGGGTGGCGTGCCGTCCGCTGGATGTCTGGCCGGAGGAGCTGGAGAGCGACCTGACATTCGTGGGACTGTTCGGGCTGATTGATCCCCCACGTCCGGGAGTGCGGGAGGCCATCGCCACCTGTGTGCAGGCCGGCATCCGTCCGGTCATGATCACCGGCGACCACCCGCTGACCGCGCTGGAAATCGCCCGTGACCTGGGCATCGTGCGCCGTGACGCGCCGGAGGGGTCCCTGCTGGTGGGCTCGGTGATCGATGATCTTGAGCCCGCAGACCTGGCCGCCCGGCTGGGAAGCGTCTCGGTGTATGCCCGCGTTTCGCCGCACCACAAGACCCGCATCGTGCGGGCGTTGCAGGCGCGCGGCGAGCTCGTCGCCATGACCGGGGACGGCGTGAACGACGCGCCCGCCCTGAAGCAGGCCGACATCGGCGTGGCGATGGGCGTGGGCGGCACCGACGTCGCCAAGGAGGCCGCCTCCATGGTGCTGCTCGACGACAACTTCTCCACCATCGTCCAGGCCGTGAAGGAAGGCCGGGTCATCTTCGACAACATCCGCAAATTTGTGAAGTTCGCGCTGGCAGGCAACCTGGCCGAGATCTGGCCGCTGCTGGTGGGGCCACTGCTGGGCATGCCGTTGCCGCTGCTGCCCCTTCAGATCCTGTGGATCAACCTGCTCACAGACGGATTGCCGGGTCTGGCCCTGGGAACTGAGCGGGCCGAGACGGGCATCATGCGCCGCGCGCCCCTTGCGCCGGACGCCAGCCTGTTCGGCGGTGGGGTGGGCCGCCACATCGTCTGGGTGGGGCTGCTGATCGGGTCTCTCTCGCTGGGGGTGGGCCATGTCTACTGGCGGGCCGGTCTGGACACGTGGCAGACCATGGTGTTTACCACCCTCACCTTCTCGCAGATGGCCCATGTCCTGGCGGTCCGCTCCAGCCGGGAGTCGCTGTTCCGCCAGGGGCTGGGCTCGAACATGGCCCTTACCGGGGCGGTCATGCTCACGGTGGCGCTGCAACTCGCCGTGACGTATCTGCCGCCCCTGCAGGCCGTGTTTCACACGCGTCCCCTGGCGGCGCCCGACCTCGGGCTGGCCGTGCTGCTGTCCTCGGTGGCCTTCTGGGCGGTCGAGCTGGAGAAATGGCTGATCCGCCGCCGCGGGGTCCGGGCATGA